One segment of Thermodesulfovibrio sp. 3907-1M DNA contains the following:
- a CDS encoding RAMP superfamily CRISPR-associated protein, with the protein MQAIRYRITALSPLIFSSNTGDPNMVATLDYIPGSHLRGLFANEFIEKNKLNAVAESDERFFKWFIKGEIKFLNAYIASRDYQNEFQIHYPVPLSIQREKHDDSKIYDLLLTEIEDEEIQTKPFDGNYCRLKESSIYLESLNKSINFHHSRDRHTGVAKQGIIFNYESIDEGQVFEGFILSSAENLLEFKKSFPQGVYYLGRSKSNQYGKVRFEILSDEPFEFYSEIKDSDIKAGEAVLTLLSDTIIYNENGFPVVDIKEFERAIGCPVKKAFIRAKEWEGFISVWRLKTPLEICFTAGSAFIIDVKEDDIPRLRQLQKKGIGMLTHLGFGRFVIGWQESEKYYIAQKDKKYSKPVSTPPQALKSIISSLAEEFLIANTQKIAIRKASEFEKNIPPKSLLSKLEKAVTEDKLTELLKNLKTTAKNHLTKCKTSEQTLYDFLVDFLKKDNHEELKNLLNEHNFNRILRDFELFDINNSDILTKLKKTYLSTLLSVLRKMQNRR; encoded by the coding sequence ATGCAAGCAATAAGATATCGCATAACTGCATTGTCACCACTTATTTTTAGTTCTAACACAGGAGATCCCAACATGGTTGCAACCCTTGATTATATCCCTGGCAGTCATCTAAGAGGTCTTTTTGCAAATGAGTTTATAGAGAAAAATAAGCTCAATGCTGTAGCAGAAAGCGATGAGAGATTTTTCAAGTGGTTTATAAAGGGCGAGATAAAATTCCTCAATGCCTACATTGCAAGCAGAGACTACCAAAATGAATTCCAGATACATTATCCTGTGCCTCTTTCCATACAGAGGGAAAAGCACGATGACAGTAAAATCTACGATTTACTCCTTACAGAGATAGAAGATGAAGAAATACAGACAAAACCCTTTGATGGCAATTACTGCAGACTGAAAGAAAGCAGCATTTATCTTGAAAGTCTCAATAAATCTATTAACTTCCACCACTCAAGGGACAGACACACGGGAGTTGCGAAACAAGGAATTATATTCAACTACGAGTCAATTGATGAAGGACAGGTTTTTGAGGGATTCATACTCAGTAGTGCTGAGAATCTGCTGGAATTTAAAAAGAGTTTTCCCCAAGGTGTTTACTATCTTGGACGGTCAAAAAGTAACCAGTATGGAAAAGTAAGATTTGAGATACTTAGCGATGAACCCTTTGAGTTTTACTCTGAGATAAAAGATTCAGATATTAAGGCTGGTGAGGCTGTTCTCACACTGCTTTCAGATACGATCATTTACAATGAAAATGGCTTTCCTGTAGTTGATATAAAGGAGTTTGAGAGAGCTATAGGCTGTCCTGTAAAGAAAGCTTTTATCAGAGCTAAAGAATGGGAAGGATTTATCTCAGTTTGGAGACTTAAAACACCTCTTGAGATATGCTTTACAGCAGGCTCTGCATTTATCATTGATGTAAAAGAAGATGATATACCCAGACTCAGACAGCTTCAGAAAAAAGGCATAGGTATGCTCACCCATCTTGGATTTGGAAGATTTGTTATTGGATGGCAGGAAAGTGAGAAATACTACATAGCACAGAAAGATAAAAAATACAGCAAACCTGTCAGTACTCCTCCACAAGCTTTAAAATCCATCATTAGTTCGCTTGCAGAAGAATTCCTCATCGCTAATACTCAAAAAATTGCAATACGCAAGGCATCAGAATTTGAAAAAAATATTCCGCCAAAATCCCTGCTTTCAAAGCTTGAAAAGGCTGTTACAGAGGATAAACTTACCGAACTTCTTAAGAATCTCAAAACAACAGCGAAAAATCATCTTACAAAATGCAAAACCAGTGAGCAAACCCTCTATGATTTCCTCGTTGATTTTCTGAAAAAAGATAATCACGAGGAACTCAAAAATCTTCTAAATGAGCATAATTTTAATAGAATCTTAAGGGATTTTGAGCTATTTGATATCAATAACTCAGATATTTTGACAAAACTCAAAAAAACCTATCTCTCAACCCTTCTTTCCGTATTAAGGAAAATGCAAAATAGGAGGTAG